The genomic interval TTAATCCGGCAAGTCGCGTCAGTCAAAATGAAGCAATAAAACGAATCGAAAAATTTATCACAGATGGAGCGGATTATATAGATCTAGGCGGCGTTTCAAGCAGACCCGGAAGCGAATACTGCGGCAGAGATGAAGAATTTTCGCGCATAAAAAGTGTAATTGATGAAATTTACGCAAACAATCTGCATGAAAAAATAAAATTCAGCCTTGACAGTTTTGATGAATACTGCTTGGAATATGCCTTAAATAAAGGCTTTAAAATGATAAATGACATAAGCGGCAAAATTTCACTTTGCAGCCTTGCTAAAAAATATGACGCCGAGTATTGTCTAATGCATATGCAAGGCGATCCTAAAAATATGCAAAAAGCACCGAAATATGATGATTTGTTGGCCGAAATAGATGAATTTTTCAGCACTAAACTGAATGAAATTGCACAAAATTTCGGCGGGATAAGAGCTTATGAAAATGGCGAATTTTTGGAAGCCGCAGATGAAATTCCTGCTAATTTTTCAAATATTTTTACAAAAAACGGTATAAAGATTTTTTTAGATCCCGGAATAGGTTTTGGTAAATCAATGCCTCAAAATATGCTTTTAATAAAGCATTTAAGTCACTTTTTGCATTTTTCTTTGCCGCTTTTTGTTGGCGCCAGTCATAAACAAATGATAAATTTTTATAGTCCTAGCAAAGTTGAAGATCGCACTGCAGGAAGTTTGTATTTACACTATCAAGCCTTTTTAGATGGCGCGACAATAATCCGCACACACGATGTTTATGAACACAAACAATTTTTTGATATGGTAAATGCGATGAAAAATATAACCATTTGATAAAAAATTTTATCAAATGTAAATAAAATAAAAATTTTTGATTTTACTTAAATTTTAAGGAATTAAAAAATTCGTCTTAAAAAATGACCAAATTTTTAAGCTGGAAATTTTAATTTTGAAAGTTTAGTAATTTTGCAAAAATTATCGCTTTTAATTTTTAAATTTTTACAAAATTTCATAAAAATTTTAAAAAATATTTTTTAAATTAATTTTATAATTGAAACAAAAAAGTATAAATTAAAAAAATAAATGTTATATTTTTTAATTATTTGAAAAATAAATCAGATATAAAATAAGTATTGTTTAATAAATAAAGCGATATAATTCTTAAATTTAATTTTGATATGTTTCATTACTTTTTAAGAAAATTGTTTTACCGTCAAATTAAAAATGCACTTTTATTGCAATATAATGAAACTTAATAATTTGATAGTATCGTCTTTCTTTAAGAACGGCTTGAAAATATTAAATGCCGAAAATTTTGTTACAATCAAAAATCATAATTAAAAAGCGGGGTATTATGAAAAAAACTGTTTTAGGTTTAATATTTTTAGCCGGCAGCTTATCGGCTGATAATCTTACTTGTGCTCAAATCGACAATAAATGGGGTTTTACAAATGAAAAAGGTGATTTTATAATTGAAGCCAAATTCGATAGAGCTTACAATTTTTCAGAAACAGGTTCGGCGTTGGTTGAGTTGAATAACAAATTGGTTTTTATCGACAAAAAAGGCAATGTGACTTCTGAATCGAATTTTAATAATTCAAATTATTTTGCTGAAAACGGATTAACTGTTGCTCAAAATAACAATAAATGGGGTTTTGCAGATAAAGAAGGCAATTTTGTAATTGAGCCTGAATTTGATAGAGCTTACAATTTTTCAGAAAAAGGTTTGGCTCCGGTTGAATTAAACGGGAGGTTGGTTTTTATTAATCATAAAGGCGTTGTGGTATTAAAGAGCAAATTTAACAATACTCAATCAATAAAAACAAAATAAGAATTTTAACTGTATCGTCCGTATAAATACAAAATTTATTTTGCAGACTAAAATAATTTTTTGTAGCTTGGCATAAAAAAGGTCAGGCTATAAAATTTTACGATTATAAATACAACTTTCGAATTTGCTGTTTTAAAATATAATCCTAATTATCAGCTTGCACGATACGGCTCTTTTTTATAAATATACAAATAATTTTTCAAAAATCTTATTCTCAAAATTGCGCTTTATTTTTACTAAAAATTTTTAAATTTTTTTCTCAATTATAATTTTACTTTTTTTGGGTAGAACTGTTTTTTAATTTTGCAATAACTCTTAACAATTTTAAAAACGTTAAAAACTTTTTTTATAAAAACGCCTTCAATTATATATAATTTCAGCTATGCTGCTAATTCGCCTTTTTCTTGATAAAGTCGACGTTTTTTATAAAAACTGCTTGAAAAAAGTATAATATTTCAAAACAAAATCTTAAAGAAAATCAAGAAAAATACGAAGCCATTAAAAAAGAGATTACGCCTGATCTAATCGGTATGATAAAAGAGTGGCTTAAATAAAACAGCCGTTTTAGAGTGGAAAATTTATAAATTTCACTCTAATTTTTATCTAATATCT from Campylobacter hominis ATCC BAA-381 carries:
- a CDS encoding dihydropteroate synthase produces the protein MKIFKINENTDFSELCKHIGPRACGKTIMQKKSHIYFFYIEDIKAPAANILKQDALSIGAELVCNENVIFGEKSSNAVLMATEAQIEILAKKESMQDFGLKELGKFLKTEFKKPQKALIMGVVNVNNDSFNPASRVSQNEAIKRIEKFITDGADYIDLGGVSSRPGSEYCGRDEEFSRIKSVIDEIYANNLHEKIKFSLDSFDEYCLEYALNKGFKMINDISGKISLCSLAKKYDAEYCLMHMQGDPKNMQKAPKYDDLLAEIDEFFSTKLNEIAQNFGGIRAYENGEFLEAADEIPANFSNIFTKNGIKIFLDPGIGFGKSMPQNMLLIKHLSHFLHFSLPLFVGASHKQMINFYSPSKVEDRTAGSLYLHYQAFLDGATIIRTHDVYEHKQFFDMVNAMKNITI
- a CDS encoding WG repeat-containing protein; the encoded protein is MKKTVLGLIFLAGSLSADNLTCAQIDNKWGFTNEKGDFIIEAKFDRAYNFSETGSALVELNNKLVFIDKKGNVTSESNFNNSNYFAENGLTVAQNNNKWGFADKEGNFVIEPEFDRAYNFSEKGLAPVELNGRLVFINHKGVVVLKSKFNNTQSIKTK